The Halomicronema hongdechloris C2206 genome includes a window with the following:
- a CDS encoding translocation/assembly module TamB domain-containing protein, giving the protein MSQSPNPGSESPSNRGRRWTRTLWIAGSVAVLGVAAGAWWGWVFIHERLSPLVARSLSNIVNRPVELGEVERVTLTGIRLGPSALPATPTDPDTVYVESIRVGFNPLQILTRELHLTITLDEVKAVVEQDQERQWLDLDIEIPEEEAFIKFKTDRVRVRQGEVLLSTYDLETEAPTVSLADLEGTVDITEIEQPDREEVARQYDVDLQTRLLQGGELEVQGAYLQPPPPQEAAEAAPGAGITANVAVQAQGLAAKAVVPLVESFLPNPLPLTVNDGLIDGNVMVELAPEQPIALGGTARIRRGEVALPSLAQPISAIESQLQLRDGQILVDSLAAELDQLSATAEGVIDLEQGYDLSAEANPFTVAELAEALAFEVPIDTTGIFAAEATLKGPLGDPELAVSLASQDTVILDKVAFASLSADLLWQQPTITIESLQARPLEGGELVAQGTYTLGQPGTLSLDVDGSELPADAIAQAYGLPETVTIGPVSLTGQVTGPLDRLNGDASWRAPGGTYPARGDIAFTDGVVTLQDTFVQVAGGTVMVDGILEDGDWQAALRGRGIQLARLTPALNGSASGQANLSGSLDNLTLQGIQGQGAITLALAAGEISSQATLANGRWTAQVRGQQLALNQFSDQLQGQASGSFNLSGPIDQLSLAAIRGQGSFNLASGLASFASASPQLAQVDTPLTGRLVWDGQRLQIPQASTADLQVSGFIIPRLDGEGAPTIASLNLDIQAQNYALAALPLPAAVALEGQGSFSGRLTGNLSDLRLQGQAQLANLAVNDLKFESRLSGPVQFSSQTGLTVALTGQQDEIFVDYGTRDRTLDFTLRAGEALATGRTDGDVLRVNATQFPLAVLNLALGEQARRTPVRGTVETADLSINLDNQTVVGRLDLSQPSFGYLGVDQIVGRIAYSDDRLSFSGAKVVTGESKYLLTGYYDRSQAPALRAEVNVDRGKLQDVLTTLQFFELNDLQRGLTPPSWAGPDAPENLETILATAPAGEPEWSLLDQLRRLAEIQELQDIAETEAEAAPLPPLSDLTGDFSGNLTVSGSPPEDITVDFDLEGQDWQWGSRYAADQVIAEGSYTNGLLQLQPLRFQAADAARPIFVNISGEYSLDPTDTVARTLTLTAAGIPLANLSQPLRLPRSLRGRLDAQASLTGNLSNPQLRGAMNLEEARINGNSIQSAEAKFIYTDARLNLQSQMVLDDPEDPLLLQASVPYQLPFGEQGPDSNELSLNVDIRDDGLALINLFNNQIAWQSGQGDLTLRVRGPWSGDPRDLARLSITGQADLEQVTLNARVLPEPLTNITGSLRFSQQDIIVERLQGTFSDGQLFAQGTFPLGTPLVNTPELPSSAPLAPPDSSPPLESLRQQPLFLAMDQIALNLKGLYAGQVNGRVVVGGSALGGAALGGVVELSQGRIFIPEQAAQATPVDATAAEAGGPPPPRLSNLRVSLANNVRVVSDPILNVAASGDLMVNGQLSDLRPDGRINLGSGRINLFTTSFRLAGNDNWAEFTPELGLEPELNVAFRTSVPEATGQTTNLVQASPFPRSEVSDPPPDLLGINQGGLRTVRIRAEYSGRASRLSQFAQTTTDASVGQLPPGLTLTSTPPRSQGELLSLIGGGFLTALESTLGSVGGDGDDFQGLLALAGTALFNTIQDALGSALSLSEFRIFPVTPTSAQDSDTALDVGAEVGVDINSDLSASVLKVLTNDTPAQFNIRYRLSDELTLRGITSLQEFEERSGILLEYETRF; this is encoded by the coding sequence ATGAGTCAGTCTCCCAATCCAGGTTCCGAGTCTCCATCAAATAGGGGGCGGCGGTGGACCCGCACCCTCTGGATAGCTGGGTCGGTGGCTGTCTTAGGCGTGGCCGCAGGGGCCTGGTGGGGCTGGGTGTTTATCCATGAACGCCTGTCTCCCCTGGTGGCTCGCTCCCTTAGCAATATTGTTAATCGTCCGGTGGAATTGGGAGAGGTGGAACGGGTAACCCTGACCGGGATTCGCCTGGGTCCGTCGGCCCTGCCGGCCACGCCTACAGATCCCGATACGGTCTATGTGGAATCGATTCGGGTAGGGTTTAACCCGCTGCAGATACTCACCCGAGAGCTGCACCTGACCATCACCCTGGATGAGGTGAAGGCGGTGGTGGAGCAGGACCAAGAGAGGCAGTGGCTCGATCTAGACATTGAAATTCCTGAGGAAGAAGCATTCATCAAGTTCAAGACTGATCGGGTGCGGGTGCGCCAGGGGGAAGTGCTGCTATCGACCTATGACCTAGAGACTGAGGCGCCAACGGTGTCCTTGGCAGACTTAGAGGGTACAGTCGATATTACCGAAATCGAGCAGCCGGACCGGGAAGAGGTGGCCCGTCAGTACGATGTCGATCTGCAGACGCGCCTGCTGCAGGGAGGGGAGTTGGAGGTGCAGGGGGCCTATCTGCAACCGCCACCGCCGCAGGAGGCAGCTGAGGCGGCCCCAGGAGCTGGCATCACGGCCAATGTGGCGGTGCAGGCCCAAGGACTGGCAGCTAAGGCGGTGGTGCCATTGGTGGAGTCGTTTCTGCCTAATCCTTTGCCCCTGACAGTAAACGATGGGCTGATCGATGGCAATGTCATGGTAGAGCTGGCCCCAGAGCAACCGATCGCCCTGGGAGGAACGGCCCGGATCCGTCGGGGTGAGGTTGCACTTCCATCCTTGGCCCAGCCCATCAGCGCCATCGAGAGCCAACTGCAACTGCGGGACGGCCAGATTCTGGTGGATTCCCTGGCCGCTGAGCTGGATCAGCTCTCAGCCACCGCTGAGGGCGTCATTGACCTAGAGCAGGGCTATGACCTCAGCGCTGAAGCCAATCCCTTCACCGTGGCCGAATTAGCGGAAGCCCTGGCCTTCGAGGTACCCATCGACACCACCGGCATCTTTGCCGCTGAGGCCACCTTAAAGGGGCCCTTGGGCGACCCAGAGTTAGCGGTCAGCTTGGCGTCCCAAGACACGGTTATCCTCGATAAAGTCGCCTTTGCTAGCCTCAGCGCCGACCTACTTTGGCAGCAGCCAACGATTACCATCGAGTCTCTACAGGCTCGTCCCCTTGAGGGCGGAGAACTAGTCGCTCAGGGGACCTATACCTTAGGGCAGCCCGGCACCCTGTCCTTAGACGTCGACGGCTCTGAGCTGCCAGCCGATGCCATTGCTCAGGCCTATGGCCTGCCAGAAACGGTCACTATTGGCCCGGTCTCCCTGACTGGCCAGGTGACTGGCCCCCTCGATCGCCTCAATGGAGACGCTAGCTGGCGGGCTCCCGGTGGCACCTATCCAGCCCGAGGAGACATCGCCTTCACCGATGGCGTCGTCACCCTGCAAGATACCTTCGTCCAGGTAGCAGGGGGCACCGTTATGGTGGATGGCATTCTAGAAGACGGCGACTGGCAGGCCGCCCTGCGGGGTCGGGGAATTCAATTGGCTCGCTTGACGCCCGCCCTCAACGGCAGTGCCAGCGGTCAGGCCAACCTCAGCGGTAGCCTCGATAATCTCACCCTCCAGGGTATCCAAGGGCAAGGAGCCATCACCCTGGCCCTGGCCGCTGGAGAAATCTCTAGCCAGGCCACCCTGGCCAATGGCCGCTGGACGGCCCAGGTGCGGGGCCAGCAGTTGGCGCTAAATCAATTCTCTGATCAGTTGCAGGGTCAGGCCAGTGGCAGCTTCAACCTTTCCGGTCCCATCGATCAGCTCAGCCTGGCTGCCATTCGTGGCCAGGGATCGTTCAACCTGGCCTCTGGATTGGCCAGCTTTGCCAGTGCCTCGCCCCAACTGGCCCAAGTCGATACTCCTTTAACGGGTCGGTTAGTCTGGGATGGCCAGCGGTTACAGATTCCCCAGGCCAGCACCGCCGACCTGCAGGTGAGCGGGTTCATTATTCCTCGTCTAGATGGGGAGGGAGCCCCTACCATTGCCAGCCTCAATCTCGATATCCAGGCCCAGAACTATGCCCTGGCGGCTCTACCGTTACCGGCGGCGGTGGCTCTGGAGGGACAGGGTAGCTTCAGCGGCCGTCTTACCGGTAACCTGAGCGACTTACGTCTGCAAGGGCAGGCCCAATTGGCTAACCTGGCGGTGAATGATCTAAAGTTTGAATCGCGACTCTCAGGACCAGTACAGTTTTCTAGCCAGACCGGCCTCACCGTCGCCCTCACTGGCCAGCAAGATGAAATCTTTGTGGACTATGGCACTCGCGATCGCACCTTAGACTTCACCCTCCGGGCTGGTGAGGCCCTGGCCACTGGCCGCACCGACGGCGATGTCCTGCGGGTTAATGCTACCCAGTTCCCCTTGGCCGTTCTCAATCTGGCCCTGGGAGAACAGGCCCGCCGCACCCCGGTGCGAGGCACCGTCGAGACCGCCGACCTCAGCATTAATCTAGACAACCAAACTGTCGTAGGCCGCCTCGACCTCAGCCAACCTAGTTTCGGCTATCTGGGTGTCGATCAGATTGTGGGTCGCATCGCCTACAGCGATGATCGCCTCAGCTTCAGTGGTGCCAAAGTAGTTACCGGAGAAAGCAAATACCTCCTCACTGGCTACTACGACCGCAGCCAAGCCCCCGCCCTCAGGGCTGAAGTCAACGTGGACCGGGGCAAACTCCAAGACGTACTGACTACCCTGCAGTTCTTCGAACTCAACGACCTGCAGCGGGGCCTAACGCCACCCTCCTGGGCCGGCCCCGATGCCCCAGAGAACCTAGAGACTATTCTGGCTACTGCCCCTGCGGGTGAGCCAGAGTGGTCCCTGCTCGACCAGCTGCGACGACTGGCGGAGATCCAGGAACTCCAGGATATTGCCGAGACCGAGGCCGAGGCTGCTCCCTTACCTCCCCTGAGCGACCTCACGGGAGATTTCTCCGGCAACCTGACGGTCAGCGGCTCTCCGCCAGAAGACATCACGGTGGACTTCGATCTAGAGGGCCAAGATTGGCAGTGGGGATCTCGTTATGCTGCCGATCAGGTGATAGCAGAAGGCAGCTACACCAATGGTTTACTGCAGCTCCAACCGCTGCGATTCCAGGCAGCCGATGCGGCCCGCCCCATCTTTGTCAACATCAGCGGTGAGTACAGCCTTGACCCCACCGACACCGTGGCCCGTACCCTTACTCTGACGGCTGCAGGCATCCCCCTAGCCAACCTGAGTCAACCGCTGCGATTGCCCCGCAGTCTACGAGGACGACTCGATGCCCAAGCCAGTCTCACTGGGAATCTCAGCAATCCCCAGCTGCGGGGGGCCATGAATCTGGAGGAAGCCAGGATAAATGGCAATTCCATTCAATCGGCCGAGGCTAAATTTATCTACACCGATGCCCGGCTGAATCTACAAAGTCAGATGGTGCTCGATGATCCAGAGGATCCCCTGCTGCTGCAAGCCAGTGTCCCTTATCAACTTCCCTTCGGCGAACAGGGTCCTGATAGCAATGAGCTATCCCTAAATGTCGACATTCGCGACGATGGCCTCGCCCTGATCAATCTCTTCAACAACCAGATCGCCTGGCAGTCTGGCCAGGGAGATCTGACCCTGAGGGTGCGAGGCCCCTGGTCCGGCGATCCACGAGACCTGGCCCGTCTATCGATTACCGGCCAAGCTGACCTGGAGCAAGTCACCCTGAATGCTCGGGTGCTGCCCGAACCCCTGACCAACATCACTGGCTCTTTGCGATTTTCTCAGCAAGACATCATCGTCGAGCGCCTACAAGGCACCTTCAGCGATGGTCAACTCTTTGCCCAGGGGACCTTTCCCTTGGGCACTCCCCTGGTGAACACCCCTGAGCTCCCTTCCTCGGCACCTCTAGCGCCACCAGACAGCAGCCCACCCCTCGAGAGCCTGAGGCAACAGCCCTTGTTCCTAGCCATGGATCAGATTGCCTTAAATCTGAAAGGGCTCTATGCAGGGCAGGTTAACGGTCGTGTTGTTGTTGGTGGCAGTGCCCTAGGGGGAGCCGCTCTGGGTGGTGTCGTGGAGCTCTCCCAGGGAAGAATTTTCATCCCAGAGCAAGCTGCTCAGGCAACGCCTGTCGATGCTACTGCAGCCGAAGCCGGCGGTCCCCCCCCGCCCCGTCTCAGCAATCTCAGAGTATCCTTGGCCAACAATGTGCGGGTGGTGTCAGATCCCATTTTGAATGTGGCTGCCAGTGGCGATCTGATGGTTAATGGCCAACTCTCAGACTTGCGCCCCGATGGCCGCATTAATCTCGGCTCTGGTCGCATCAACCTATTTACCACCTCATTCCGCCTAGCTGGCAATGACAACTGGGCCGAATTTACGCCGGAGTTGGGGCTAGAACCTGAACTCAACGTGGCTTTCCGAACCTCGGTGCCCGAAGCTACCGGCCAGACTACAAACCTAGTGCAAGCCTCTCCCTTTCCCCGCTCTGAAGTCAGCGATCCGCCACCGGATCTGTTAGGGATTAACCAAGGGGGGCTGCGCACCGTCCGCATCCGGGCCGAATACTCAGGTCGGGCCAGCCGACTGAGTCAATTTGCTCAAACCACCACCGATGCCTCCGTCGGTCAACTACCGCCAGGCTTAACCCTGACCAGTACTCCGCCTCGCTCCCAGGGAGAACTCCTATCTCTAATTGGTGGAGGTTTCTTGACGGCGCTGGAATCTACCCTAGGCAGTGTCGGCGGCGACGGAGACGACTTTCAAGGACTATTGGCCCTAGCCGGAACCGCCCTCTTCAATACCATCCAGGACGCCCTAGGTAGTGCCCTCAGCCTGAGTGAATTCCGTATCTTTCCGGTTACCCCGACTTCAGCCCAAGATAGTGACACGGCTCTCGATGTGGGAGCCGAGGTGGGGGTTGATATCAATTCAGACTTGTCGGCCTCGGTGCTCAAGGTGCTGACGAATGACACCCCGGCTCAGTTTAATATTCGCTATCGTCTGAGCGACGAATTAACCCTGCGGGGCATCACCAGCCTGCAAGAATTTGAGGAACGCTCCGGTATTTTGTTGGAATACGAGACCCGCTTCTAG
- the lepB gene encoding signal peptidase I, which produces MAPDPNSPIQSSSSTSTSESPSQSPWQRWWQSQRDNVRLLAVALAIALLTRVFIAEPRFIPSNSMEPTLAIGDRLIVEKVSYRLSPPHPKDVIVFQPPPQLREWGYRGRQAFIKRVIAVPGQTVSVQQGQVYVDGDPLQEDYILEPPQYQMDPVYVPEGHVFVMGDNRNDSNDSHVWGVLPQDNIIGRAQFRFWPLDRLGSLG; this is translated from the coding sequence ATGGCGCCCGACCCCAATTCTCCTATACAATCTTCCTCCTCAACTAGTACCTCTGAATCCCCTAGTCAGTCTCCGTGGCAACGCTGGTGGCAATCCCAACGGGATAATGTTCGCTTGTTGGCAGTGGCCTTAGCCATTGCTCTGCTGACCCGGGTGTTTATTGCTGAGCCTCGCTTCATTCCCTCCAACTCCATGGAACCCACCCTAGCCATTGGCGATCGGTTGATCGTGGAGAAGGTATCCTATCGCCTCAGTCCGCCCCATCCTAAAGATGTGATTGTGTTCCAGCCCCCGCCGCAACTAAGAGAATGGGGCTATCGTGGCCGCCAGGCCTTTATCAAGCGAGTCATAGCAGTTCCTGGACAAACTGTATCGGTGCAGCAGGGGCAGGTCTATGTGGATGGCGACCCCCTACAGGAGGACTATATTCTAGAGCCACCCCAGTACCAGATGGATCCTGTCTATGTGCCTGAGGGGCATGTGTTTGTCATGGGAGACAACCGCAACGACAGCAACGATTCCCATGTATGGGGCGTTTTACCCCAGGACAATATCATCGGTCGAGCTCAGTTCCGGTTCTGGCCGCTAGATCGTCTCGGCTCTCTCGGTTAG